In one window of Macadamia integrifolia cultivar HAES 741 chromosome 2, SCU_Mint_v3, whole genome shotgun sequence DNA:
- the LOC122093796 gene encoding uncharacterized protein LOC122093796, whose amino-acid sequence MKASQLWGFISLLIFIFRLRPSMAGGEKENPLIETHSNLVEMAGYGEDKLSSVLVIGSVNCEAVLDGESEPHSWPVSGAKVAVTCKRGRQNRNPDSTQGWTDEYGDFIIDLPSRLHAIPSLEKSCSVRIFYLPKITPCKQVFVRKPRGLRLTSLGNGIRTYTTGMITFQQPPNKP is encoded by the exons atgaaagcTTCTCAGTTATGGGGATTCATTTCTCTATTGATTTTCATCTTCAGACTCAGACCATCAATGgcaggaggagagaaggagaaccCACTGATCGAAACACATTCGAATCTGGTTGAAATGGCCGGGTATGGAGAGGACAAGCTCTCCTCCGTCCTTGTGATCGGTTCTGTCAATTGTGAGGCGGTCTTGGATGGAGAATCAGAACCTCATTCATGGCCCGTCTCAG GTGCAAAAGTAGCCGTTACATGCAAAAGGGGAAGGCAAAATAGGAACCCAGATAGCACACAGGGATGGACAGATGAGTATGGAGACTTCATCATCGACCTTCCGTCCCGCCTTCATGCAATTCCAAGTCTGGAAAAGTCATGCTCTGTGAGGATTTTTTATCTGCCAAAAATAACTCCCTGCAAGCAGGTTTTTGTAAGGAAGCCTAGAGGATTAAGATTAACATCACTTGGGAATGGCATCCGCACTTACACCACCGGAATGATAACATTCCAACAACCTCCTAATAAACCTTAA